The proteins below are encoded in one region of Halocatena salina:
- a CDS encoding DUF7124 domain-containing protein codes for MQSGGSNDMTLAFELEALKRLSEPDVVFTDARQWTSYIGVVSEKPTYVVTNFTRKKRIRQDFFSGPRGERESLENVKEQFDTDRHVFIGASGEDETLAQETDWEYIDIEDAAAAADWTLGSSDTQSTRNEPERDDWP; via the coding sequence ATGCAAAGCGGTGGGAGTAACGACATGACGCTGGCGTTCGAACTCGAAGCGCTCAAACGGCTATCGGAGCCGGATGTGGTGTTTACGGACGCCCGTCAGTGGACGTCGTACATCGGTGTCGTCTCCGAGAAACCGACGTACGTGGTGACGAACTTCACACGAAAAAAACGCATTCGACAGGACTTTTTCTCCGGGCCTCGGGGTGAGCGGGAAAGCCTCGAAAACGTCAAAGAGCAGTTCGACACGGACCGCCACGTGTTCATCGGAGCGAGCGGCGAGGACGAAACTCTGGCCCAAGAGACGGACTGGGAGTATATCGACATCGAGGACGCGGCGGCGGCTGCCGACTGGACGCTCGGCTCCTCGGACACCCAATCGACCCGAAACGAACCTGAACGCGATGATTGGCCCTAA
- a CDS encoding GrpB family protein, whose protein sequence is MDPRNEITFESDPLYGDCYEVERERIVKASDERLLGTFHVGSTAIPDVPGKPVLDIIVVFADRDAMCNAANALTEGRYELESDSSDCIVVVRCDDDRATFLKLHTRDDKRVRNQLLFREYLRADPTARREYERIKRKAVERHPDDLEAYTRAKTDVVRSLVEQARAKGYTNRLPEFV, encoded by the coding sequence ATGGATCCACGAAACGAGATTACGTTCGAGTCCGATCCACTCTATGGCGATTGCTACGAAGTAGAGCGCGAACGGATAGTGAAAGCGTCGGACGAACGACTGCTGGGGACGTTCCACGTTGGGAGCACTGCCATCCCGGACGTACCGGGGAAACCCGTGCTGGACATCATCGTGGTGTTCGCCGATCGGGACGCCATGTGTAACGCTGCGAACGCACTTACTGAGGGCCGGTACGAACTCGAAAGCGACAGCTCTGACTGTATCGTCGTCGTTCGTTGCGATGACGATCGTGCGACGTTCCTGAAACTGCACACCCGGGACGACAAACGGGTTCGTAATCAGTTGCTGTTCCGGGAGTATCTACGTGCGGATCCCACGGCACGCCGGGAATACGAGCGCATCAAACGGAAGGCCGTCGAACGGCATCCCGATGATCTCGAGGCGTACACACGAGCGAAGACGGACGTTGTACGATCGTTAGTGGAACAGGCACGCGCCAAGGGATACACTAACCGACTTCCGGAGTTCGTTTGA
- a CDS encoding DUF1405 domain-containing protein — protein MAIIDAVVGWYDRLRSSEGLPPREDLPWYVAPVPKTIEDLGLRLAWLVVGINLLGTAFGFWYYWPQFTTTPVVMWPFVPDSPAGTLFIACSIALWKLGRESEIVNALAFFGCIKLGLWTPYVLLAFFPAWGYLHPAMYNFLFWSHLLMVVEAFVLHRYADFPVRAVAVAVAWYTVDLTVDYFYPIVGDPHHTVLPVPDATPWLGVTALQVAAAGAVVLTILPTFLALSTRTKKPT, from the coding sequence ATGGCAATCATCGACGCGGTGGTGGGCTGGTACGACCGTTTGCGGTCTTCCGAGGGACTCCCGCCACGAGAGGATCTTCCGTGGTACGTTGCCCCCGTTCCCAAGACGATCGAGGATCTCGGGTTACGGCTCGCGTGGCTCGTGGTCGGAATCAATCTTCTTGGTACGGCCTTCGGATTCTGGTACTACTGGCCCCAGTTTACCACGACGCCGGTCGTGATGTGGCCGTTCGTTCCCGATAGCCCCGCTGGGACGCTGTTCATCGCCTGTAGCATCGCACTCTGGAAACTCGGACGGGAGAGCGAGATCGTCAACGCGCTCGCGTTTTTCGGCTGCATCAAACTCGGTCTGTGGACGCCGTACGTGCTGTTGGCGTTCTTCCCCGCGTGGGGGTATCTCCATCCGGCGATGTACAACTTCCTTTTTTGGAGTCACCTGTTGATGGTCGTCGAAGCGTTCGTCCTCCACCGGTATGCAGACTTCCCCGTCCGCGCGGTCGCGGTCGCAGTGGCGTGGTACACGGTGGATCTCACCGTGGATTATTTCTATCCGATCGTCGGCGACCCACACCATACTGTGTTGCCCGTTCCGGACGCGACGCCGTGGCTCGGCGTCACCGCGTTACAGGTGGCTGCTGCCGGAGCAGTGGTGTTGACGATCCTTCCGACGTTTCTCGCGCTATCGACTCGCACAAAAAAGCCCACATGA
- a CDS encoding DUF6149 family protein yields the protein MKIRQNARHWATKQALTLPGVRSLVHAGLVRLHTNIFLKKADEEHRTERKAHLNGLFDGTIDAYTAALKAGYSEAEAREITHIQGNFDFYNHGWVEMMEIPVTEIDEHYRRYEAFFESHDITVEEPLGEFRPDDLPDAPTTPERLAELDGNLDQPNAVGGYADDVYVETEDGEVTAGGSDEPDDVELGNAVGMSDGSSSDASKE from the coding sequence ATGAAAATCAGGCAAAACGCCCGTCATTGGGCCACGAAACAGGCACTGACGCTTCCGGGGGTTCGATCGCTCGTCCACGCTGGGTTGGTTCGTCTCCACACCAACATCTTCCTCAAGAAGGCCGACGAGGAGCACCGCACCGAGCGGAAAGCGCATTTGAACGGACTGTTTGACGGGACGATCGACGCGTACACGGCAGCGCTCAAAGCCGGCTATTCGGAGGCGGAGGCGCGGGAGATCACTCATATCCAAGGCAACTTCGATTTCTACAACCACGGCTGGGTAGAGATGATGGAGATCCCCGTCACGGAGATCGACGAGCATTACCGCCGGTACGAGGCGTTTTTCGAGTCTCACGACATCACCGTCGAGGAACCGCTCGGAGAGTTCCGTCCCGACGATCTCCCGGACGCACCGACAACCCCCGAACGGCTCGCGGAACTCGATGGCAACCTCGATCAGCCCAACGCCGTCGGGGGATACGCCGACGACGTGTACGTCGAAACCGAGGACGGCGAGGTAACTGCCGGTGGCTCTGATGAACCCGACGACGTCGAACTCGGCAACGCGGTTGGGATGTCGGATGGTTCGTCCTCGGATGCGTCCAAGGAATGA
- a CDS encoding winged helix-turn-helix domain-containing protein, producing the protein MAQTASRNDGEIVHDFLSVAGLLEQPQLARIYAYLYREGDAPVQELMDALDLPQGSAYTYVNRLTDAGVLTITTDAQPHQYGAVEIELTLTVDSEREYTISPILIDAVARRTEDETIDSYIDRRGIHGLAIALTHTVARERGETTHRLVADDLDLSALEAEVIMQALRPVVREYCSFEDREASLAEVVDAEDLDA; encoded by the coding sequence ATGGCACAGACAGCGTCACGAAACGACGGAGAGATCGTTCACGATTTCCTCTCGGTCGCCGGGCTCCTCGAACAGCCCCAGCTTGCTCGTATCTACGCTTACCTCTACCGCGAAGGTGACGCCCCGGTTCAGGAACTGATGGATGCGCTTGATCTCCCCCAGGGATCTGCGTACACCTACGTCAATCGGCTCACTGATGCAGGGGTACTCACCATCACCACCGACGCCCAACCCCACCAGTACGGAGCCGTCGAGATTGAACTGACACTCACTGTCGACAGTGAGCGCGAATACACGATATCGCCGATCCTCATTGACGCCGTCGCCCGCCGAACGGAGGACGAAACGATCGATTCTTACATCGATCGGCGCGGCATCCATGGGCTTGCGATTGCCCTGACCCACACCGTCGCCCGCGAACGGGGCGAGACGACCCACCGGCTCGTGGCCGACGACCTCGATCTCTCGGCGCTGGAAGCCGAGGTGATCATGCAGGCACTCCGCCCGGTGGTTCGTGAGTACTGCTCGTTCGAAGATCGGGAGGCATCGCTCGCAGAGGTTGTTGACGCCGAGGATCTCGACGCGTGA
- a CDS encoding HFX_2341 family transcriptional regulator produces MQTHIVPVGFDYDRLIAPLVRDQLDVSRVILLEGAVGSEANVEYSKHLAEKLETDFRNLLGAQTERFVIEDVYDYDTAFEQAYDLINEELDSDVDGAPDVGAERSPEQRTSTQREVWVNVSSMPRTVSFAFATAAHSIMVERQSDRERIHTYYTVPEKYLETELAEELRNGIDLLSEIKTSEVADERIDEWMSDARTMLDEFDERGTTIGAKRVGNSHILELPVASFSNVKPFEELILFTLGEHGEFESVSELAQTLARDLNEEYTNSFRSKVIYNVDRLGPGGKGYIEQEEQGKSYRTRLSRIGALWVRSHADENDPSDSAM; encoded by the coding sequence ATGCAGACACACATCGTTCCGGTCGGGTTCGATTACGATCGGCTCATCGCGCCGCTCGTCCGGGATCAACTCGACGTGAGCCGAGTCATCCTCCTCGAAGGCGCTGTAGGAAGCGAGGCCAATGTAGAATACTCTAAACACCTCGCCGAAAAGCTCGAAACGGATTTCAGAAACCTCCTCGGAGCACAGACGGAGCGGTTCGTCATCGAGGACGTGTACGATTACGACACTGCCTTCGAACAGGCGTACGATCTCATCAATGAGGAACTCGACAGCGATGTGGATGGAGCTCCCGATGTCGGAGCGGAACGATCACCGGAACAACGAACGTCCACCCAACGGGAGGTGTGGGTAAACGTCTCCTCGATGCCTCGAACGGTCAGTTTCGCGTTTGCAACAGCTGCCCATTCCATCATGGTCGAACGCCAGAGCGACCGCGAGCGCATCCACACCTACTACACCGTACCGGAGAAGTATCTTGAAACCGAACTCGCCGAAGAACTCCGCAACGGTATCGATCTGCTTTCAGAGATCAAGACATCAGAAGTGGCTGACGAGCGAATCGATGAGTGGATGTCCGACGCTCGCACGATGCTTGATGAGTTCGACGAACGGGGGACGACGATCGGCGCGAAACGCGTCGGTAACAGCCACATCCTCGAACTCCCCGTGGCGTCGTTTTCGAACGTCAAACCGTTCGAAGAACTCATTCTCTTCACGCTCGGGGAACACGGCGAGTTCGAAAGCGTCTCTGAACTGGCCCAGACGCTCGCGCGCGATCTGAACGAGGAGTACACCAACAGCTTCCGGTCGAAAGTGATCTACAACGTCGACCGACTCGGTCCCGGTGGGAAAGGCTACATCGAGCAGGAAGAACAGGGCAAATCCTACCGCACGCGCTTGTCCCGCATCGGCGCGCTGTGGGTCAGATCGCACGCCGACGAAAACGATCCGAGTGATTCTGCGATGTGA
- a CDS encoding homoserine kinase, which produces MVTVRAPATSANLGSGFDVFGVALNRPADVVHVEKADETTIDVRGVGNQYIPEDPEKNTVGAVARALDAPAHIEIDKGVRPASGLGSSAASAAAAAVALNELYDRERSNEGLVPIAAKGEAVVSGTAHTDNVAPAILGGFTIATDQEITQIETDISVVVCLPEVVVSTREARGVLPERTTIDKVVDTVGKAATLTAGMGRGDPELVGQGMHDTIITPVRSDLIPGYESVRETALEHGATGVTISGAGPAIIAVCHEQNQRAVANVMIDSFADHGVESRAYQTEIGGGAQLCSH; this is translated from the coding sequence ATGGTTACCGTCCGGGCCCCTGCGACGAGTGCGAACCTTGGGAGCGGTTTTGACGTGTTCGGTGTTGCCCTCAACCGCCCGGCGGATGTCGTACACGTCGAGAAAGCCGATGAGACGACGATCGATGTGCGAGGCGTCGGTAATCAGTACATCCCGGAGGATCCAGAGAAGAACACGGTCGGAGCCGTCGCCCGCGCGCTGGATGCACCGGCTCACATCGAGATCGACAAGGGAGTCCGTCCGGCGTCGGGGCTCGGTTCGTCGGCAGCGAGTGCGGCCGCAGCCGCGGTTGCGCTCAACGAGCTGTACGATCGGGAACGTTCCAACGAAGGGTTGGTACCGATCGCCGCAAAGGGAGAGGCAGTCGTCTCCGGAACCGCCCACACCGACAACGTCGCTCCCGCCATTCTCGGAGGATTCACCATCGCAACGGACCAAGAGATCACACAGATCGAAACAGACATCTCGGTAGTGGTGTGTCTCCCCGAAGTCGTCGTTTCAACGCGGGAAGCCCGAGGAGTACTCCCAGAACGAACGACGATCGATAAGGTCGTCGACACCGTTGGGAAGGCAGCGACCCTCACAGCTGGGATGGGTCGTGGCGACCCAGAACTCGTTGGCCAAGGAATGCACGACACTATCATCACGCCCGTACGATCCGATCTCATCCCAGGTTACGAGTCCGTTCGTGAGACCGCGCTCGAACACGGTGCAACCGGCGTCACGATCAGCGGGGCTGGACCAGCGATCATCGCGGTCTGTCACGAACAGAACCAACGAGCAGTCGCAAACGTCATGATCGATTCGTTCGCCGATCACGGCGTCGAATCGCGGGCGTACCAGACCGAGATCGGTGGGGGGGCACAGCTATGTTCTCACTGA
- a CDS encoding NAD(P)/FAD-dependent oxidoreductase yields MGTSHVIIGDGIAGSSAAETIREADPAADITVLTEEGEALYNRILIKEFAKGKMPEGPISIHQPDWYRERDIELRLNTMVTRVDTDEQVIHTHEEEAIEYDTLLVATGGTPAQLPVENSDADGIHHFWTFEDARAIEEHADNADTGVIVGAGLLGIDLAAICGAQDVSAHYLMRGNTWWRYALSEDGAEIMHNAMREQDVTPVFESGVDRFEVDADGHVTGVVDPNGERYDADFVGVAIGLDFNTEFLRGSGIELTDNGAIVTDEQMRTNVENVYAAGDVTYFYDTILGEQAQNGAWGSAKEQGSIAATNMVRDTGEDVEEATFHWVSSYSITHFDFPFLSFGHPTIGDDFVERKYSETEWRRVVLKDGQVIGGVLIGDLAPQTSLKRLAREGVDVSDRTDALLEQTIDVEKFTPPEAEQ; encoded by the coding sequence ATGGGCACGTCGCACGTAATTATTGGCGACGGCATCGCGGGAAGTTCAGCCGCGGAAACGATCCGAGAGGCTGATCCCGCTGCCGACATCACCGTACTCACCGAGGAAGGTGAGGCGCTTTACAACAGGATTCTCATCAAAGAGTTCGCAAAGGGAAAGATGCCCGAGGGACCCATCTCGATCCACCAGCCAGACTGGTACCGAGAGCGGGACATCGAACTTCGATTGAATACGATGGTGACGCGGGTCGACACCGACGAGCAGGTGATTCACACCCACGAAGAGGAGGCGATCGAATACGACACCCTGTTGGTGGCGACAGGAGGGACGCCCGCACAGCTCCCCGTCGAGAACAGCGACGCCGACGGCATCCACCACTTCTGGACGTTCGAGGACGCACGGGCGATCGAGGAACACGCCGACAATGCCGACACAGGTGTGATCGTGGGGGCAGGGCTGCTCGGTATCGATCTCGCAGCCATCTGTGGCGCACAGGACGTTTCCGCCCACTACCTGATGCGGGGCAACACGTGGTGGCGCTACGCGCTGAGCGAGGACGGTGCCGAAATCATGCACAATGCGATGCGCGAACAGGACGTCACGCCGGTGTTCGAGAGCGGCGTCGATCGTTTCGAGGTCGATGCGGACGGGCACGTGACAGGCGTCGTCGATCCCAACGGCGAGCGCTACGATGCCGATTTCGTCGGCGTCGCGATCGGACTCGACTTCAACACGGAGTTCCTTCGAGGAAGCGGCATCGAGCTCACCGACAACGGTGCGATCGTCACCGACGAACAGATGCGGACGAACGTCGAGAACGTGTACGCGGCGGGCGATGTGACGTACTTTTACGATACCATCCTCGGCGAACAAGCCCAAAACGGAGCGTGGGGCAGCGCGAAAGAGCAGGGATCGATCGCCGCCACGAACATGGTACGTGATACGGGAGAAGACGTCGAGGAAGCCACGTTCCACTGGGTTTCGTCGTACTCGATCACTCACTTTGACTTCCCGTTTCTCTCCTTTGGCCACCCGACTATCGGGGATGACTTCGTAGAGCGTAAATATTCGGAGACGGAGTGGCGACGCGTCGTGCTCAAAGACGGGCAAGTCATCGGAGGCGTACTCATTGGTGATCTCGCGCCACAAACCTCCCTCAAACGTCTCGCCCGCGAGGGGGTCGACGTGAGCGACCGGACGGACGCCCTCCTCGAACAGACGATCGATGTCGAGAAATTCACCCCGCCGGAAGCCGAGCAGTAA
- a CDS encoding NAD(P)/FAD-dependent oxidoreductase has product MIGIVGGGIAGLAAAYRLQRAGYDVQLFEAGSDIGGLAATYETSGDRVEAFYHHLSKSEQTIVDLAEELGIGDRVEWHVGKNAYYVDGSVYPMDTPWEILSFPHWSVYDKFRLGMLTLDVDVRGGVPSFDTYERLEDFEHTPVKEFAVEHTTQNVYETFFESLLDAKFGSRKDDVSAAWLLGRIKFRGERDLLRGEVLGYIEGGFGVLLDALIEAVGKENITTDARVTDLAIEKEVQSLTVETEEETTTHEVEDVIVATMPNVLESLTGYPCEIDFQGSVCAVVEMDESLLDTYWLNVADDAPFGALIEHTNFIPSDRYGGEHLLYIASYIQDREEDLWQMSDEQVTEHWLSGIEELFPQFDRDVVTNVRVARNPRTAPVYERGYLDMVVPYDLGSEVGNGVYYAGMASQAQYPERSLNGGILAGYACADRIIEAEETDDEHVDPIEA; this is encoded by the coding sequence ATGATTGGCATCGTCGGTGGCGGCATCGCCGGGCTGGCGGCGGCATACCGACTACAGCGTGCGGGATACGACGTACAACTGTTCGAGGCAGGTAGCGACATCGGCGGATTGGCAGCGACCTACGAGACGTCCGGAGACCGAGTCGAGGCGTTCTATCACCACCTCTCGAAGTCCGAGCAGACGATCGTGGACCTCGCCGAGGAGTTGGGTATCGGAGACCGCGTCGAGTGGCACGTCGGCAAGAACGCCTACTACGTCGATGGTAGTGTCTATCCGATGGATACGCCGTGGGAGATCCTCTCATTTCCTCACTGGAGCGTGTACGATAAGTTCCGGCTGGGGATGTTGACGCTCGACGTCGACGTGCGCGGCGGTGTGCCGTCGTTCGACACCTACGAGCGGCTGGAGGATTTCGAGCACACGCCGGTAAAGGAATTCGCCGTCGAACACACCACTCAGAACGTGTACGAGACGTTTTTCGAGTCGTTGCTCGACGCGAAGTTCGGTAGCCGGAAAGACGACGTGAGCGCAGCATGGCTGCTCGGACGGATCAAGTTCCGCGGCGAACGCGATCTCCTCCGCGGGGAGGTGCTGGGCTACATCGAGGGCGGGTTTGGCGTGTTACTCGACGCGCTCATCGAGGCTGTTGGCAAGGAAAACATCACAACCGACGCTCGGGTGACCGACCTTGCGATTGAGAAGGAGGTACAGTCGCTGACCGTCGAGACGGAGGAGGAAACGACGACACACGAGGTCGAGGACGTGATCGTCGCCACGATGCCGAACGTGTTGGAATCGCTCACCGGCTATCCGTGTGAGATCGATTTTCAGGGATCGGTGTGTGCAGTCGTCGAGATGGACGAATCGTTGCTTGACACTTACTGGCTCAACGTCGCCGACGACGCGCCTTTCGGCGCGCTGATCGAACACACGAACTTCATTCCCTCCGACCGATACGGCGGCGAGCATCTGCTGTACATCGCCAGCTACATCCAAGATCGAGAGGAAGACCTCTGGCAGATGAGCGACGAACAGGTCACGGAGCACTGGCTGTCGGGGATCGAGGAGCTGTTTCCGCAGTTCGATCGGGACGTCGTCACCAACGTCCGCGTTGCGCGCAATCCCAGAACGGCCCCGGTCTACGAGCGGGGCTATCTGGACATGGTGGTGCCCTACGATCTCGGTTCGGAGGTGGGCAATGGCGTCTACTACGCAGGAATGGCGAGTCAGGCACAGTACCCCGAGCGCAGCCTGAATGGGGGGATTTTGGCCGGCTACGCGTGTGCTGACCGCATCATCGAGGCTGAGGAAACCGATGACGAACACGTCGATCCGATCGAAGCCTGA
- a CDS encoding DUF5815 family protein: protein MAEPRVPGGEASELSLPCGESIDYHDLDMGLREIACGCGETHAVVLDIHPLSRFVPEDLVAVLDDAIETTDGTPFGTMHVMGMVMEEFPDRVTSADASDDGTVGFTRVWLTDDDARRLHEVVVELVVELMEHAISHTDDDAATAEFESQMLEFDVTAFVDEYRTHREFEDEHDTPA from the coding sequence ATGGCAGAGCCCCGCGTCCCTGGGGGAGAAGCGTCCGAACTCTCGTTACCGTGTGGTGAGTCGATCGATTACCACGATCTCGATATGGGTCTCCGAGAGATCGCTTGTGGGTGTGGTGAGACCCACGCGGTCGTGTTGGATATCCATCCCCTGAGTCGGTTCGTTCCCGAAGATCTCGTCGCGGTTCTGGATGATGCCATCGAAACGACCGACGGAACTCCGTTTGGAACGATGCACGTTATGGGGATGGTCATGGAGGAGTTCCCCGATCGGGTGACCAGCGCAGACGCGAGCGACGACGGCACCGTCGGGTTCACACGGGTGTGGCTGACCGACGACGACGCCCGGCGGCTCCATGAGGTCGTCGTCGAACTCGTCGTCGAACTCATGGAGCACGCCATCAGTCACACTGACGACGACGCCGCGACCGCCGAGTTCGAATCCCAGATGCTCGAATTCGACGTTACCGCTTTCGTTGATGAGTACCGAACCCACCGGGAGTTCGAGGACGAACACGACACTCCCGCTTGA
- a CDS encoding anaerobic glycerol-3-phosphate dehydrogenase subunit C, giving the protein MSNDQNTDRDRLSNERTSEVATAEATVPPSDERTTDLRPGADNCYKCTACDTSCPVAAVDDEFPGPKFQGPEQWRLKRSEDTDIDESIMSCSNCMRCDSACPSGVPLSQMHNTARGEYVEGMSKLSREYVRNRILANYGRLARIGSRVPRLTNFVMGNRVTKWLNERLLGITSEREFPAFATQTFREWYDDRGGSKIESEDRRVAYFHGDYSNFNTPEVAKALVRVFESFGYEVAVPEQRCSGTPMFANGMLEDARRAAKFNVETFSELVDEGYDIICSCTSCSMALRQEYPELFDFEDTEQVATHTYEAIEYLRLHEDLDEAIGETELEDESALAYHAPCHARNQGLHRQALELFRELDGVTIEDVGDSCSGISGTYGWKEEKYDYSMEIGEEMFDHMRDADGTTGLTECPTCAMQMEHGTGYEIDHPLELIEKAVV; this is encoded by the coding sequence ATGAGCAACGACCAAAACACTGACCGCGATCGACTATCGAACGAACGAACGTCAGAGGTGGCCACCGCCGAAGCGACCGTGCCACCGAGCGACGAACGGACCACGGATCTCCGCCCAGGTGCGGACAACTGTTATAAATGCACGGCGTGCGACACGTCGTGTCCAGTCGCCGCGGTAGACGACGAGTTTCCCGGTCCGAAGTTTCAGGGCCCGGAGCAGTGGCGACTGAAACGGTCGGAGGACACGGATATCGACGAGTCGATCATGTCCTGTTCGAACTGTATGCGGTGTGATAGTGCTTGTCCGTCAGGCGTCCCGTTGAGTCAGATGCACAACACGGCCCGAGGTGAATACGTCGAGGGAATGAGCAAACTGTCACGAGAGTACGTGCGCAATCGGATCCTCGCCAACTACGGGCGACTCGCGCGCATCGGGAGTCGGGTGCCGCGCTTGACGAACTTCGTGATGGGAAACCGCGTGACGAAGTGGCTCAACGAGCGACTGCTCGGTATCACGAGCGAACGAGAGTTTCCCGCGTTCGCCACGCAAACGTTTCGGGAGTGGTACGATGACCGCGGCGGTTCGAAGATCGAAAGCGAGGACCGACGGGTCGCGTATTTCCACGGTGATTACTCGAACTTCAACACGCCGGAAGTCGCAAAGGCGTTAGTACGCGTGTTCGAGTCGTTCGGGTACGAGGTCGCCGTTCCCGAACAGCGGTGTTCTGGGACGCCGATGTTCGCAAACGGGATGCTTGAGGACGCTCGCCGGGCTGCGAAGTTCAACGTCGAGACCTTCTCGGAACTGGTCGATGAGGGCTACGACATCATCTGCTCGTGTACCTCCTGTTCGATGGCGCTCCGACAGGAGTATCCGGAGCTGTTCGATTTCGAGGACACTGAACAGGTCGCCACCCACACCTACGAAGCGATCGAGTATCTCCGCCTCCACGAGGATCTCGACGAGGCGATCGGCGAGACCGAACTCGAAGACGAATCCGCGCTGGCCTATCACGCGCCGTGTCACGCCCGCAATCAAGGGCTTCATCGACAGGCCCTTGAGCTGTTCCGAGAACTCGACGGCGTCACGATCGAAGATGTCGGTGATTCGTGTTCGGGTATTTCCGGAACGTACGGTTGGAAAGAAGAGAAATACGACTATTCGATGGAGATCGGCGAAGAGATGTTCGATCACATGCGAGACGCCGACGGAACCACTGGACTGACGGAGTGTCCCACGTGTGCGATGCAGATGGAACACGGAACCGGCTACGAGATCGATCATCCGCTCGAACTGATCGAGAAAGCGGTGGTGTGA
- the pdxS gene encoding pyridoxal 5'-phosphate synthase lyase subunit PdxS: MSGTTDIEELKRGTDLVKRGFAKMQKGGVIMDVVTREQARIAEDTGAVAVMSLEAVPADIRKRGGVARMADPGTLDEIIDEVSIPVMGKCRIGHTKEAQILQATGADMIDESEVLTPADNDYHIEKESFTAPFVCGARNLPEALRRIDEGAAMIRTKGEAGTGDVNQAVTHQRAIKSSIREIEGKTAEEREMWAREHEAPADLVHETAKRGRLPVVNFAAGGIATPADAALMMHHGCDGIFVGSGIFGAEDPEAMGRSIVEAVNNWDDPERLAEIATGIGRGMKGQSNVQMSDEEKLQARGN; this comes from the coding sequence ATGAGCGGCACAACAGATATCGAGGAACTAAAGCGCGGCACTGATCTGGTCAAACGCGGATTTGCGAAAATGCAGAAAGGCGGCGTTATCATGGATGTTGTCACCCGGGAACAGGCGCGCATCGCGGAAGACACCGGTGCGGTCGCGGTCATGTCGCTCGAAGCCGTTCCCGCAGACATCAGAAAGCGTGGCGGTGTCGCACGAATGGCCGATCCCGGTACGCTCGATGAGATCATTGACGAAGTCTCGATCCCCGTAATGGGGAAATGCCGGATTGGTCACACCAAAGAGGCCCAGATCCTCCAAGCGACCGGAGCGGATATGATCGACGAAAGTGAGGTTCTCACCCCGGCCGACAACGACTACCACATCGAAAAAGAGTCGTTCACCGCTCCGTTCGTCTGTGGCGCGCGCAACCTCCCTGAAGCACTTCGGCGGATCGACGAGGGTGCTGCGATGATCCGCACCAAAGGGGAAGCAGGCACCGGCGATGTCAACCAAGCGGTGACGCACCAACGCGCCATCAAAAGCTCGATCCGGGAGATCGAAGGCAAAACAGCTGAAGAACGTGAAATGTGGGCCAGAGAACACGAAGCTCCTGCCGACCTCGTTCACGAAACCGCAAAACGGGGCCGTCTCCCCGTCGTGAACTTCGCTGCTGGTGGAATAGCGACGCCAGCCGACGCAGCGCTCATGATGCACCACGGCTGTGACGGCATCTTCGTCGGTTCGGGCATCTTCGGCGCGGAAGACCCCGAAGCGATGGGACGCTCGATCGTCGAGGCCGTCAACAATTGGGACGATCCCGAGCGACTCGCAGAGATCGCGACCGGCATCGGTCGGGGGATGAAAGGTCAGTCGAACGTCCAAATGAGCGACGAAGAAAAACTACAGGCCCGCGGTAACTGA